The following are encoded together in the Anopheles nili chromosome 3, idAnoNiliSN_F5_01, whole genome shotgun sequence genome:
- the LOC128725261 gene encoding enolase isoform X1, whose protein sequence is MIRGIISKMPFKSIKARQIFDSRGNPTVEVDLVTDLGLFRAAVPSGASTGVHEALELRDNEKANWHGKGVLKAVENINKLIAPAVLGSNLCVTQQKELDELMLKLDGTENKSKLGANAILGVSLAVCKAGAAKKGVPLYKHIADLAGNANIILPVPAFNVINGGSHAGNKLAMQEFMILPTGASSFTEAMKIGSEVYHHLKNVIKAKFGLDATAVGDEGGFAPNILENKEALNLIQDAIAKAGYTGKVEIGMDVAASEFHKEGKYDLDFKNPKSDPSAWLTPDALEQMYQGFIKDFPIVSIEDPFDQDHWDAWSKITANTTIQIVGDDLTVTNPKRIATAVEKKACNCLLLKVNQIGSVTESINAHLLAKKNGWGTMVSHRSGETEDTFIADLVVGLSTGQIKTGAPCRSERLAKYNQILRIEEELGAGAKFAGKSFRHPQ, encoded by the exons ATGATACGAGGAATTAT CTCCAAGATGCCGTTCAAGAGTATTAAGGCCCGTCAGATCTTCGACTCGCGTGGCAACCCCACCGTCGAGGTCGATCTGGTTACCGACCTTGGGCTGTTCCGTGCCGCCGTCCCGTCTGGCGCATCCACCGGTGTCCACGAGGCGCTGGAGCTGCGGGACAACGAGAAGGCCAACTGGCACGGCAAGGGTGTGCTAAAGGCGGTCGAGAACATTAACAAGCTCATTGCTCCAGCAGTGTTGGGCTCCAACCTTTGCGTTACGCAGCAGAAGGAG CTCGACGAGCTGATGCTGAAGCTTGACGGAACCGAGAACAAGTCGAAACTCGGTGCCAACGCTATTTTGGGCGTGTCGTTGGCCGTCTGCAAGGCTGGCGCTGCAAAGAAGGGCGTCCCGCTGTACAAGCACATCGCTGACCTTGCCGGCAATGCCAACATCATCCTGCCGGTGCCAGCGTTCAACGTTATCAACGGTGGCAGCCACGCAGGCAACAAGCTGGCTATGCAGGAGTTCATGATCCTGCCGACTGGCGCGTCCTCCTTCACCGAAGCGATGAAGATCGGCAGTGAGGTGTACCATCATCTGAAGAACGTTATCAAGGCTAAGTTCGGATTGGACGCAACCGCTGTCGGAGATGAGGGTGGCTTCGCCCCCAACATTCTGGAGAACAAGGAAGCGTTGAACCTGATCCAGGACGCCATCGCAAAGGCGGGCTACACCGGCAAGGTCGAGATCGGCATGGATGTGGCTGCGTCCGAGTTCCACAAGGAGGGCAAGTACGATCTGGACTTCAAGAATCCGAAGTCGGACCCGAGCGCTTGGTTGACGCCTGATGCGCTGGAGCAAATGTACCAGGGCTTCATCAAGGACTTCCCGATCGTGAGCATTGAGGATCCGTTCGACCAGGACCATTGGGATGCGTGGAGCAAGATCACTGCTAATACCACGATCCAGATTGTCGGTGACGATCTGACGGTCACGAACCCGAAACGTATCGCAACGGCGGTCGAGAAGAAAGCTTGTAACTGCCTGCTGCTGAAGGTCAACCAGATTGGTTCTGTGACGGAGTCGATCAATGCCCACCTGCTGGCGAAGAAGAACGGATGGGGTACCATGGTTTCGCATCGTTCCGGCGAAACCGAGGACACGTTCATTGCCGATCTGGTCGTTGGGCTGAGCACTGGCCAAATCAAGACTGGTGCCCCTTGCCGATCGGAGCGTTTGGCAAAGTACAACCAAATTCTGCGCATCGAGGAGGAGCTTGGTGCCGGCGCGAAGTTTGCCGGTAAGAGCTTCCGCCATCCGCAGTAA
- the LOC128725261 gene encoding enolase isoform X2, producing the protein MPFKSIKARQIFDSRGNPTVEVDLVTDLGLFRAAVPSGASTGVHEALELRDNEKANWHGKGVLKAVENINKLIAPAVLGSNLCVTQQKELDELMLKLDGTENKSKLGANAILGVSLAVCKAGAAKKGVPLYKHIADLAGNANIILPVPAFNVINGGSHAGNKLAMQEFMILPTGASSFTEAMKIGSEVYHHLKNVIKAKFGLDATAVGDEGGFAPNILENKEALNLIQDAIAKAGYTGKVEIGMDVAASEFHKEGKYDLDFKNPKSDPSAWLTPDALEQMYQGFIKDFPIVSIEDPFDQDHWDAWSKITANTTIQIVGDDLTVTNPKRIATAVEKKACNCLLLKVNQIGSVTESINAHLLAKKNGWGTMVSHRSGETEDTFIADLVVGLSTGQIKTGAPCRSERLAKYNQILRIEEELGAGAKFAGKSFRHPQ; encoded by the exons ATGCCGTTCAAGAGTATTAAGGCCCGTCAGATCTTCGACTCGCGTGGCAACCCCACCGTCGAGGTCGATCTGGTTACCGACCTTGGGCTGTTCCGTGCCGCCGTCCCGTCTGGCGCATCCACCGGTGTCCACGAGGCGCTGGAGCTGCGGGACAACGAGAAGGCCAACTGGCACGGCAAGGGTGTGCTAAAGGCGGTCGAGAACATTAACAAGCTCATTGCTCCAGCAGTGTTGGGCTCCAACCTTTGCGTTACGCAGCAGAAGGAG CTCGACGAGCTGATGCTGAAGCTTGACGGAACCGAGAACAAGTCGAAACTCGGTGCCAACGCTATTTTGGGCGTGTCGTTGGCCGTCTGCAAGGCTGGCGCTGCAAAGAAGGGCGTCCCGCTGTACAAGCACATCGCTGACCTTGCCGGCAATGCCAACATCATCCTGCCGGTGCCAGCGTTCAACGTTATCAACGGTGGCAGCCACGCAGGCAACAAGCTGGCTATGCAGGAGTTCATGATCCTGCCGACTGGCGCGTCCTCCTTCACCGAAGCGATGAAGATCGGCAGTGAGGTGTACCATCATCTGAAGAACGTTATCAAGGCTAAGTTCGGATTGGACGCAACCGCTGTCGGAGATGAGGGTGGCTTCGCCCCCAACATTCTGGAGAACAAGGAAGCGTTGAACCTGATCCAGGACGCCATCGCAAAGGCGGGCTACACCGGCAAGGTCGAGATCGGCATGGATGTGGCTGCGTCCGAGTTCCACAAGGAGGGCAAGTACGATCTGGACTTCAAGAATCCGAAGTCGGACCCGAGCGCTTGGTTGACGCCTGATGCGCTGGAGCAAATGTACCAGGGCTTCATCAAGGACTTCCCGATCGTGAGCATTGAGGATCCGTTCGACCAGGACCATTGGGATGCGTGGAGCAAGATCACTGCTAATACCACGATCCAGATTGTCGGTGACGATCTGACGGTCACGAACCCGAAACGTATCGCAACGGCGGTCGAGAAGAAAGCTTGTAACTGCCTGCTGCTGAAGGTCAACCAGATTGGTTCTGTGACGGAGTCGATCAATGCCCACCTGCTGGCGAAGAAGAACGGATGGGGTACCATGGTTTCGCATCGTTCCGGCGAAACCGAGGACACGTTCATTGCCGATCTGGTCGTTGGGCTGAGCACTGGCCAAATCAAGACTGGTGCCCCTTGCCGATCGGAGCGTTTGGCAAAGTACAACCAAATTCTGCGCATCGAGGAGGAGCTTGGTGCCGGCGCGAAGTTTGCCGGTAAGAGCTTCCGCCATCCGCAGTAA
- the LOC128724025 gene encoding structural maintenance of chromosomes protein 4 — MTSATKRRPGGTGDSGNRTAQQRQQQQAPEPMEADVDEDALMSEDEEGGTRIGGIYIPPPVPPYCSTECKGPRLIIECISNYNFKSYAGHVMLGPFHQRFSAIIGPNGSGKSNVIDSMLFVFGYRAQKIRSKKLSVLLHNSSKHPNTNSCTVGVHFKQIIDREDGSFDEVPNSAFVVARTAFRDNSSYYTIDNKRVHFKEVSKLLKQHGIDLDHNRFLILQGEVESIAMMKSKAQTENDCGLLEYLEDIVGTTRYKQPLLKINERVDSLNEERTEKHNRCKLAEREMKDLEKPMEEAVEYLKLENTLTRTRNQQIQKYLSEQKRKIGELEIERDQAAGILAKHDESYESIKAERIEKENLVKEEIKQYDALLTSKEGKETALKNSLDNYAKVQANMRATNERRKKTIEQIAAEKKRLEELLAVPEKNKREIDESQVKIESLTKQKVEVEANLAANMATLKDETKVLLEEKEKLQTELVELKRVVDENKSALSIAESELKICQHDEVMEQRKLASLRHSVEETERDLIEKREKLQKLEETLPVTRTELEMAKQKLQENGNEEKKLRYDLRSVQGKLQESMSAMQSNRSQGKVLDALMRQKNEGRIPGILGRLGNLGGIDARYDVAISTCCGYLDHIVVETVNTAQACIDFLKQHDIGRASFIALEKIQQYQRNCHSKIQTPENVARLFDLIRVEDERVLPAFYFALRDTLVAENLDQGQRIAYGRQRYRVVTIGGDVIETSGTMSGGGRSQQRGRMGTTVQTKTSASEPAGVSSREIEQLQIRAQEIQSQINYLQEQQSELESNIQQLTSKLKSQEMEIKRMRMDVASLSEQLPRLKEQLNNQQERVAQTHSDPEKVRSLQAKVAEFKKAYEKSTSKADNLQTDVDRYTAKITEITNSKVKVLQTKITSLGKQIDKLSANISKLTVDIKTSERNVKKAEDKIKNMEDEVQAAQDAIRTGNEERTKLEEEASQLREELEELKQAIEKAHAGSSSIKKEIVALQKREAEGKMKRLEFEQILQTIETKLQETKDTLPHWRNKLKPLKLHEIPGAAAQEPLKEYTEEELSGYKLPDLQYQISILEEKLNTNKPNLSVIDEFLKKQEAYLRRVAVLEEITAKRNEMRQLYDDVRKKRFTEFMRGFHIITKKLKEMYQMITLGGDAELELVDSMDPFNEGIVFSVRPPKKSWKMISNLSGGEKTLSSLALVFALHYYKPSPLYVMDEIDAALDFKNVSIVAHYIKERTKNAQFIIISLRSNMFELSDYLVGIYKVSDCTNSVTIGNDPQKTDSHMVGSQQQQTQQFDFLNQSVNLQSEEDGGKSILDPNTDENSEKHTLPLPDLDKNSEQPEVANTTPVEPVVESNESSSVVIDVQPMEVEESQKEPEVL, encoded by the exons ATGACCAGTGCGACAAAACGTCGGCCCGGTGGGACTGGTGATTCGGGAAACAGAACTGCACAGCAAagacaacaacagcaagcgcCGGAACCGATGGAAGCGGATGTCGATGAGGACGCGCTGATGTCGGAAGATGAGGAGGGAGGAACGCGTATCGGCGGCATCTACATTCCTCCGCCGGTACCCCCATATTGCTCGACTGAGTGCAAAGGTCCACGGCTCATAATTGAGTGCATCTCGAACTACAACTTTAAAAGCTATGCCGGGCACGTTATGCTCGGACCGTTTCACCAACGGTTTTCGGCCATTATTGGTCCAAACGGAAGTGGCAAGAGTAACGTCATCGATTCGATGCTGTTCGTTTTTGGCTACCGGGCTCAAAAGATCCGCTCGAAGAAGCTCTCGGTGCTACTGCATAATTCCTCTAAGCATCCAAACACGAATAGCTGCACAGTTGGGGTACATTTTAAGCAGATCATCGATCGAGAAGATGGATCTTTTGATGAGGTGCCAAACAGTGCGTTTGTTGTCGCACGAACGGCCTTCCGAGACAACAGCTCGTACTACACGATTGATAATAAGCGCGTGCATTTCAAAGAAGTATCGAAACTACTCAAACAGCACGGCATCGATCTGGATCACAACCGATTCTTGATTTTGCAAGGTGAAGTCGAATCGATTGCCATGATGAAGTCGAAAGCGCAGACAGAAAACGATTGCGGATTGCTAGAGTATCTCGAAGATATCGTCGGTACGACGCGATATAAACAACCGCTGCTGAAGATCAACGAACGGGTCGATTCGCTGAATGAGGAGCGCACAGAAAAGCACAACCGGTGCAAGTTGGCCGAGCGTGAGATGAAGGACTTAGAAAAACCGATGGAAGAGGCGGTTGAGTATCTGAAATTGGAAAACACACTAACGCGTACCCGAAATCAGCAGATTCAAAAATACCTTAGCGAGCAGAAGCGCAAGATAGGCGAACTTGAGATCGAAAGAGACCAAGCTGCTGGGATCCTTGCCAAGCACGACGAATCGTACGAGTCGATCAAGGCGGAGCgtatcgaaaaggaaaatttggTGAAAGAGGAAATCAAGCAGTACGATGCGTTGCTTACGTCCAAGGAAGGAAAGGAGACGGCATTGAAAAATTCGCTCGACAACTACGCCAAGGTGCAGGCTAACATGCGCGCCACCAACGAAAGGCGTAAAAAGACGATTGAGCAAATTGCGGCCGAAAAAAAGCGTCTGGAAGAGCTGTTGGCAGTGCCAGAGAAAAATAAGCGAGAAATCGATGAATCGCAAGTAAAGATTGAGTCACTTACTAAACAGAAAGTCGAGGTTGAAGCGAATCTGGCGGCTAACATGGCAACTCTTAAGGACGAGACAAAAGTTCTGCtggaggagaaagaaaagttGCAGACGGAACTTGTCGAGTTGAAGCGCGTGGTGGATGAGAACAAATCGGCCTTGTCGATTGCTGAGTCGGAGCTGAAGATCTGCCAGCACGACGAGGTCATGGAGCAACGCAAGCTCGCTTCGCTGCGCCATTCGGTGGAGGAAACGGAACGAGATCTCATCGAGAAGCgcgaaaaattgcaaaagCTCGAGGAAACCCTACCCGTCACTCGAACCGAGCTCGAaatggcgaaacaaaaactacAAGAGAACGGAAATGAAGAGAAGAAGTTACGATACGACCTGCGTTCGGTGCAGGGCAAGTTGCAGGAATCGATGTCGGCAATGCAGTCGAACCGCTCACAGGGTAAGGTGCTGGATGCACTGATGCGCCAGAAAAACGAAGGCCGCATTCCAGGCATTCTCGGACGTCTGGGCAATCTAGGTGGAATCGATGCGCGGTACGATGTAGCCATCTCGACGTGTTGCGGTTATCTGGATCACATTGTGGTCGAAACGGTTAACACGGCGCAGGCTTGCATTGATTTTCTGAAGCAACACGACATTGGACGAGCCTCGTTTATAGCGCTGGAAAAGATACAGCAGTACCAACGCAATTGCCACAGCAAGATACAGAC ACCAGAGAACGTGGCCCGATTGTTCGATCTGATACGTGTCGAAGATGAACGCGTTCTACctgcgttttattttgctctgcGCGACACCCTGGTAGCCGAGAATCTTGACCAGGGTCAAAGGATTGCCTATGGTCGGCAACGATATCGTGTGGTGACGATCGGAGGTGACGTAATCGAAACTTCCGGTACAATGTCTGGTGGTGGCCGATCGCAACAACGCGGTCGCATGGGCACTACTGTGCAAACGAAGACATCTGCTAGTGAACCGGCGGGAGTGTCGAGTAGAGAAATTGAACAGCTGCAGATCCGAGCCCAAGAAATTCAGTCGCAGATCAACTATCTCCAAGAGCAGCAGAGTGAGCTGGAGAGCAACATTCAGCAGCTTACGTCAAAACTGAAGAGCcaagaaatggaaataaaacgaatgcGTATGGACGTGGCCAGTCTGAGCGAACAGTTGCCTCGGCTAAAGGAACAGCTCAATAACCAGCAGGAACGCGTGGCTCAAACTCACTCTGATCCGGAAAAAGTACGCTCACTGCAGGCTAAGGTGGCTGAATTTAAAAAGGCGTACGAAAAATCCACCAGCAAAGCGGACAACTTGCAAACCGATGTTGATCGATACACGGCCAAAATAACCGAAATCACCAACAGTAAGGTAAAGGTGCTGCAGACGAAGATAACTTCGCTCGGAAAGCAAATCGACAAACTATCGGCGAACATCTCGAAGCTAACCGTCGACATCAAGACGTCCGAGCGTAATGTAAAAAAAGCAgaggacaaaataaaaaacatggAGGACGAGGTTCAAGCAGCCCAGGACGCAATACGAACAGGAAACGAAGAACGGACGAAGCTTGAAGAGGAAGCGAGCCAGTTGCGTGAAGAGCTGGAAGAACTGAAACAAGCCATTGAAAAAGCGCACGCCGGCTCCTCAAGCATCAAAAAGGAGATCGTTGCTCTGCAGAAACGAGAAGCCgaggggaaaatgaaacgccTCGAGTTCGAGCAGATTTTACAAACCATCGAAACGAAGCTACAAGAAACGAAAGACACGCTACCACACTGGAGGAATAAG ctCAAGCCCCTTAAATTACATGAAATCCCGGGCGCTGCGGCTCAAGAACCATTAAAGGAATACACCGAAGAGGAACTGAGCGGGTATAAGCTGCCAGATTTACAATATCAAATATCCATCTTAGAGGAAAAGCTTAACACGAATAAGCCAAACTTGTCCGTTATCGATGAGTTCCTCAAGAAACAGGAAGCCTATCTGCGGCGTGTCGCGGTACTGGAGGAGATCACTGCGAAGCGTAATGAGATGCGGCAGCTCTACGACGACGTTCGAAAGAAGCGATTCACAGAGTTTATGCGCGGATTTCATATCATTACGAAGAAGCTGAAGGAAATGTACCAAATGATAACGCTTGGTGGCGATGCCGAGCTCGAACTGGTCGACTCGATGGATCCGTTCAACGAGGGTATCGTTTTTAGCGTTCGACCGCCGAAAAAGTCATGGAAAATGATCTCAAACCTTTCGGGTGGTGAGAAAACGCTATCCTCGTTGGCGCTGGTTTTTGCGCTGCATTACTACAAGCCTTCGCCACTGTATGTGATGGACGAGATCGATGCGGCGCTTGATTTCAAAAATGTCTCTATCGTGGCGCATTACATAAAG GAACGCACAAAGAATGCTCAATTTATCATCATATCGCTCCGTTCCAACATGTTTGAACTGTCCGATTACCTAGTTGGAATCTACAAAGTGAGTGATTGTACCAATTCCGTTACGATTGGCAACGATCCGCAAAAAACTGACTCGCACATGGTAGGgtcacagcaacaacaaacgcagCAATTTGACTTCTTGAATCAGAGCGTCAACCTGCAAAGCGAGGAAGACGGTGGCAAATCCATACTCGATCCGAATACGGATGAGAACAGTGAAAAGCACACATTGCCATTGCCGGATTTGGATAAGAACTCGGAGCAACCGGAAGTAGCTAACACAACACCGGTAGAACCAGTGGTAGAAAGCAACGAATCGAGCTCAGTTGTAATCGATGTACAACCGATGGAAGTTGAGGAAAGTCAAAAAGAACCTGAGGTCTTGTAG
- the LOC128723376 gene encoding plasminogen receptor (KT) — protein sequence MGSFFSHPTGMEVVKKNQEYISEMNKIKMERWIQMHYQMKERETAMQISRARELFYWLASFYVVSTAGLMGRFRTTKRPGTLAPIVPLSFIVAYYADLAYGTKIHRIQAEAEMIMHNEPELLEWPSGLPTVSEIDSARLEIDDKIRLHPHQL from the exons ATGGGCAGCTTCTTCTCACACCCTACCGGAATGGAAGTGGTAAAAAAGAACCAAGAGTACATTTCCGAGATGAACAAAATAAAG ATGGAACGCTGGATACAGATGCACTATCAGATGAAAGAGCGCGAAACTGCGATGCAGATCTCCCGGGCACGTGAACTATTTTACTGGCTAGCCTCGTTCTATGTCGTCTCGACTGCCGGACTAATGGGTCGCTTTCGCACAACAAAACGTCCGGGAACCCTCGCTCCTATTGTGCCCCTTTCGTTTATCGTCGCCTACTATGCCGATCTTGCATATGGCACCAAAATACATCGAATACAAG cggaagcggaaatgaTTATGCACAATGAGCCGGAGCTGCTTGAATGGCCGAGCGGACTGCCGACAGTATCGGAGATCGATTCAGCACGTCTCGAAATCGACGATAAAATACGTCTTCACCCGCATCAGCTTTAA